In a single window of the Methanolobus psychrophilus R15 genome:
- a CDS encoding ribonuclease H, which yields MDAITFDGSCTPNPGGCMGLGWVVTLQNNSFSILGNDRLDKDNSNSALFAEYLALKKGMLEYVRAEGQGPLVVMGDSQTVIYQLRGIYPVMNDDIWNIYRDIVAIIREYELDVHFRWVPRAQNQQADRLSKTKGKVRILYPDDREFLISLEDAPVSGNLRQKIGRMNSVPFPANSMFKGLHTASRDILSDKGLFELQAMAGDKAVRMVAEAFPGKKERSKHYQAQALRWMLRGLSMDLAIHKMRFDILNNKKQGSNSSAGKTKNRNLRSKNKVKASGAKYYLNRRTYAF from the coding sequence ATGGATGCAATAACCTTTGACGGCTCATGCACACCGAATCCGGGAGGATGCATGGGGTTGGGTTGGGTTGTAACTTTACAGAACAACTCTTTCTCAATACTCGGAAACGACCGGCTTGATAAAGACAACAGCAACAGCGCTCTTTTTGCAGAATATCTCGCCCTTAAGAAGGGCATGCTTGAATATGTCAGGGCTGAGGGGCAGGGACCTCTTGTTGTTATGGGGGATAGCCAGACGGTGATCTACCAGCTGCGGGGTATCTACCCTGTCATGAATGATGACATCTGGAATATCTACCGGGATATTGTCGCCATCATCAGGGAGTATGAGCTCGATGTTCATTTCCGTTGGGTTCCCAGGGCGCAGAACCAGCAGGCTGACCGGCTGTCAAAGACCAAGGGTAAGGTCCGCATACTCTATCCGGATGACCGGGAGTTTCTCATCTCTTTGGAGGACGCTCCGGTATCGGGAAATCTCAGGCAGAAGATAGGCCGGATGAACTCCGTCCCATTTCCGGCTAATTCCATGTTCAAAGGCTTGCATACGGCCTCAAGGGACATACTATCCGACAAGGGCCTGTTCGAACTGCAGGCAATGGCCGGGGACAAAGCCGTGAGAATGGTTGCTGAAGCATTCCCTGGAAAAAAGGAGAGAAGCAAACATTATCAGGCGCAGGCACTCCGGTGGATGCTCAGGGGCCTTTCAATGGACCTGGCAATCCATAAAATGCGATTCGATATCCTGAATAACAAGAAGCAGGGCAGCAACAGCAGCGCCGGCAAGACCAAAAACCGCAACCTCCGGTCCAAAAATAAGGTGAAAGCCTCTGGAGCCAAATATTACCTGAACAGGAGAACTTACGCATTCTAA
- a CDS encoding thermosome subunit, with protein sequence MAGQPRFSGSNSRRSSRGRDAQSINILAGKAVAKAVRTTLGPKGMDKMLVDSLGDIVITNDGATILREMDIEHPAAKMVVEVAKTQDDEVGDGTTTAAVLTGELLAKAEELLDKGIHPTIIASGYRHAAKKCAEILDTITIDVSRDDRETLKKLARTALTGKGAGEYKEFLADLVLDAVLSVAEETDDGTKVDVSDITIEKKEGGSILDTELVPGLIIDKERVRPNMPKKIENAKILLASFAIEFHKIEKDAEIKITSPNQMQLFVEQEERMVKEMVDKIIASGANVVFCQKAIDDLAQYYLEKAGIYACRRIKKSDLQKLAKATGATLFQDVTDIRPSDLGAAEIVEERDVNGAKMTILTGCREEKTVSLILHGGTTHIVDALKRALNDALCVVGVALEDRKIVAGGGSPEIELALRLREYAATLKGREQLAVSKFAEAFEIIPQTLAENAGLDAIDMLIELRSQHEQGNKNAGLNVYTGQVVNMYDMDVLEPLRIKTQAINAATEATVMILRIDDVVASSRKSAMPPGMPQPGMGM encoded by the coding sequence TTGGCAGGACAGCCCAGGTTTTCAGGAAGCAACAGCAGGAGATCATCACGCGGAAGGGATGCGCAAAGCATCAATATCCTTGCAGGTAAAGCCGTAGCAAAGGCAGTAAGGACCACCCTTGGCCCCAAGGGTATGGACAAGATGCTTGTAGACTCATTAGGTGACATTGTTATCACTAATGATGGTGCAACGATTCTCAGGGAAATGGATATCGAACACCCGGCAGCAAAAATGGTGGTCGAGGTCGCAAAGACCCAGGATGACGAGGTCGGCGACGGTACTACTACAGCAGCCGTACTTACAGGAGAACTTCTCGCAAAAGCTGAAGAGCTTCTTGATAAAGGCATTCACCCCACAATAATCGCCTCAGGATACAGGCATGCTGCAAAGAAATGCGCTGAGATCCTCGATACGATCACAATAGACGTTTCCAGGGATGACAGGGAAACACTGAAAAAACTTGCCAGGACCGCCCTTACAGGTAAAGGCGCAGGCGAGTACAAGGAATTCCTTGCAGATCTAGTTCTCGATGCTGTTCTCTCGGTTGCCGAGGAAACAGATGATGGTACCAAGGTTGATGTCAGTGACATAACCATCGAGAAGAAGGAAGGCGGAAGTATTCTTGATACGGAACTGGTTCCAGGTCTTATAATTGACAAAGAGCGTGTCAGGCCAAACATGCCAAAGAAGATCGAAAATGCGAAGATCCTGCTGGCGAGCTTTGCAATAGAGTTCCATAAGATCGAAAAGGATGCAGAGATCAAGATCACCTCTCCAAACCAGATGCAGCTCTTCGTAGAGCAGGAAGAGAGAATGGTCAAGGAGATGGTTGACAAGATCATCGCAAGCGGCGCAAATGTTGTGTTCTGCCAGAAGGCCATTGACGACCTTGCACAATACTATCTTGAGAAGGCTGGTATCTACGCATGCAGAAGGATCAAGAAGAGCGACCTCCAGAAGCTGGCAAAGGCAACAGGAGCGACCCTTTTCCAGGATGTCACTGACATCAGGCCCAGTGACCTTGGAGCTGCCGAAATTGTAGAAGAGCGTGACGTTAACGGTGCCAAGATGACCATCCTCACCGGATGCAGGGAAGAGAAGACAGTCTCCCTTATTCTCCACGGTGGTACAACGCACATCGTTGATGCACTCAAACGCGCACTCAATGATGCATTATGTGTTGTGGGTGTAGCGCTGGAAGACCGGAAGATCGTCGCAGGCGGTGGCTCTCCGGAAATCGAGCTTGCACTCAGGCTCAGGGAATACGCAGCAACTCTCAAGGGCAGGGAACAGCTTGCTGTCAGCAAGTTTGCAGAAGCCTTCGAGATCATTCCTCAAACCCTTGCTGAAAATGCAGGTCTGGACGCTATTGATATGCTTATCGAACTGCGTTCCCAGCACGAGCAGGGCAACAAGAATGCAGGTCTTAATGTTTACACCGGTCAGGTAGTGAACATGTACGATATGGATGTCCTTGAACCTCTCAGGATCAAGACCCAGGCTATCAATGCTGCAACAGAGGCAACCGTAATGATCCTCAGGATCGATGATGTGGTTGCAAGCTCCAGGAAGTCAGCAATGCCTCCCGGAATGCCCCAGCCTGGCATGGGTATGTAA
- a CDS encoding biotin synthesis BioY protein, with amino-acid sequence MNESYLHENHYQSDVRKMAMASLFAALIAVGAFIRIPIPISPVPVTLQVLFIFLAGAMLGARWGLVSVIVYLLLGIVGLPVFSGGSSGIGVLLGPTGGYLVGFAVAALVIGAFSEKLGTSSVLKNAVFMFAGLLIIYFFGATYLMYVAQISMDSAIVLGVLPYLPGDLLKLALSSFIVAKYPVE; translated from the coding sequence GTGAATGAAAGTTACCTTCACGAAAATCATTATCAGAGCGATGTAAGGAAAATGGCGATGGCATCTCTTTTTGCTGCGCTGATAGCTGTAGGTGCATTTATCAGGATACCGATTCCCATCAGCCCTGTCCCGGTAACTTTGCAGGTGCTTTTCATATTCCTTGCAGGGGCAATGCTTGGTGCACGGTGGGGGCTTGTGAGTGTAATAGTCTACCTGCTGCTGGGTATTGTAGGGCTGCCTGTATTCTCAGGTGGTTCCTCGGGTATTGGCGTGCTTTTAGGGCCCACAGGTGGCTATCTGGTGGGTTTTGCAGTTGCTGCTCTTGTTATCGGTGCATTCTCTGAGAAGTTAGGCACTTCCAGTGTGCTCAAAAATGCTGTATTCATGTTTGCAGGGTTGCTTATAATATATTTCTTTGGAGCAACTTATCTGATGTATGTTGCACAGATATCAATGGACAGCGCGATAGTATTGGGTGTTCTCCCCTACCTGCCAGGGGATTTGCTGAAACTGGCCCTCTCTTCATTTATAGTTGCAAAATATCCGGTTGAATGA
- a CDS encoding ABC transporter-like protein: MIEICNLLHSYPDGTPALNSVNLYIGRGEFVVIAGRNGSGKSSLVRHMNALLLPSGGSVSVNGLCTSQKKHHPDIRRAVGMVFQNPDSQFIGMTAEEDVAFGPENLGLPPSEIRELVEMSLETLGISELRSHSPRSLSGGQKQKVAIAGVLAMEPECIVFDEVTSMLDPVSRKCVLDAVKRIHAKGTTVIYVTHRLEEAMNADRLVVMDSGRVVADASPRDVFMQPDLEKHGIKLPPVVALSRMLTRAGFPGIGLALTKDELLEALCP, encoded by the coding sequence ATGATTGAAATATGCAACCTTCTCCACAGTTACCCGGATGGGACTCCTGCGCTGAATTCAGTGAACCTGTATATCGGCAGAGGGGAATTCGTTGTAATTGCAGGCAGGAACGGCAGTGGTAAGTCCTCTCTGGTCCGGCATATGAACGCTTTGCTCCTGCCGTCCGGAGGTTCTGTATCTGTCAATGGGTTGTGTACATCACAGAAGAAACACCATCCTGACATTCGCAGGGCTGTTGGCATGGTCTTTCAGAACCCGGATTCGCAGTTCATCGGGATGACCGCTGAAGAGGATGTAGCTTTTGGCCCGGAGAATCTGGGTCTTCCTCCTTCTGAAATAAGGGAGCTTGTGGAAATGTCCCTGGAGACGCTAGGTATTTCCGAACTTCGGTCCCATTCCCCTCGCTCCCTGAGCGGTGGCCAGAAACAGAAAGTTGCAATTGCAGGCGTGCTTGCAATGGAGCCTGAGTGTATTGTCTTTGACGAGGTCACTTCCATGCTTGACCCCGTCTCAAGGAAGTGCGTGCTTGATGCTGTAAAGCGCATCCATGCAAAAGGCACTACTGTAATTTATGTTACTCACCGGCTCGAAGAGGCTATGAATGCTGATCGTCTGGTCGTCATGGACTCAGGCAGGGTAGTGGCCGATGCATCTCCGCGTGATGTGTTCATGCAGCCTGATCTTGAAAAGCATGGCATCAAGCTGCCCCCGGTTGTGGCACTTTCACGAATGCTTACAAGAGCTGGTTTTCCTGGTATCGGACTGGCTCTTACAAAAGATGAACTGCTGGAGGCTCTGTGTCCATAG
- a CDS encoding ABC transporter-like protein: MSIDIRNLTFRYNPGTPLEKTSLKDISLSINKGEFVLIGGEIGSGKSTLVRHFNGLLKPSSGQVTVDGMAAHAKKVKARVGVLFQFPQKQLFGRTVFEDVAFGPRNFGLRGNELEEQVYSALELLGFDKEICSNSPFHLSGGQMRLVAIAGVLASRPEYLVLDEPFSGLDAENRTLLLSALRLLNSRGTSVIVVSHRISDLLSVADRVFLLDQGNLAFSGTPAEYVKYVPSLPEITFLMKELRSKGFDVRDDIFHIDDAFSEISRVLNTKEAVGR; the protein is encoded by the coding sequence GTGTCCATAGATATAAGGAATCTGACCTTTAGATACAACCCGGGCACTCCTCTTGAGAAGACCTCTCTTAAAGATATCAGCCTCTCCATTAACAAAGGTGAGTTCGTTCTCATTGGAGGTGAGATCGGCTCCGGTAAATCGACACTTGTCCGACATTTCAACGGCCTGCTCAAACCTTCTTCAGGGCAGGTGACAGTCGACGGCATGGCAGCCCATGCGAAAAAAGTTAAAGCCAGGGTGGGTGTGCTTTTCCAGTTTCCGCAAAAACAACTGTTTGGGAGGACCGTTTTTGAGGATGTGGCCTTCGGCCCGCGGAATTTTGGTTTAAGGGGTAATGAGCTGGAAGAACAGGTGTATTCTGCACTGGAACTCCTCGGGTTTGACAAAGAAATTTGCTCTAATTCACCTTTTCACCTTAGCGGAGGTCAGATGAGGTTGGTTGCTATAGCAGGTGTTCTGGCCTCCAGGCCCGAATATCTTGTACTGGATGAGCCTTTCTCCGGACTTGACGCTGAAAATCGGACTCTCCTTTTGTCTGCACTAAGGCTCCTGAATTCAAGGGGAACTTCTGTTATCGTTGTCTCCCACAGGATATCCGACCTGCTCTCTGTTGCAGACCGGGTTTTCCTGCTCGATCAGGGAAATCTTGCATTTAGCGGGACCCCTGCTGAGTATGTAAAATATGTACCTTCTCTCCCTGAAATTACATTCCTTATGAAAGAATTGCGCAGTAAGGGTTTTGATGTAAGGGATGACATTTTCCACATAGATGATGCCTTCAGTGAGATTTCCCGCGTTTTAAACACAAAGGAGGCAGTGGGGAGATGA
- the cbiQ gene encoding cobalt transport protein, whose amino-acid sequence MNNLFFRYVPGNSIIHRLDPRVKITGMLIASISIFISSSFREMAVAALVFFLLILISSISVRVILGAVRPMLMFLGIIFILQLFLTEGDPLFSLMGLDATYEGLALGALMSMRFLFLLMFASLLTATTAPSVMTTGIEKMLRPLPLKRLGISSFDLATMMFLSLHFVPLLYGSFSHLRDAQVSRGLDMTRNPFKAVYSLSVPMVRTAFTSAEEVAVAMESRCYQGVNRSSLNEPVMQKKDLAALLIFGIVMFLLV is encoded by the coding sequence ATGAACAATCTTTTCTTCAGGTATGTTCCGGGTAACTCTATCATTCACAGGCTCGACCCCCGGGTAAAAATAACCGGAATGCTGATAGCAAGTATCAGTATCTTCATCTCTTCATCTTTCCGGGAAATGGCTGTCGCAGCCCTTGTATTCTTTTTACTGATCCTGATTTCATCCATATCTGTCAGGGTCATCCTCGGTGCAGTCAGGCCGATGTTAATGTTCCTGGGTATTATTTTCATCCTGCAGCTTTTCCTTACTGAAGGGGATCCGCTGTTCTCCCTGATGGGCCTTGATGCCACCTACGAAGGACTTGCCCTTGGAGCTCTAATGAGCATGCGATTCCTTTTCCTGCTGATGTTCGCTTCACTTCTCACGGCCACTACAGCTCCATCGGTAATGACAACGGGAATAGAAAAAATGCTTCGGCCCCTGCCTCTGAAGAGACTGGGGATCTCATCCTTTGACCTTGCAACCATGATGTTCCTTTCATTACATTTTGTACCCCTTCTTTATGGAAGTTTCAGTCATCTCCGGGATGCACAGGTCTCGCGTGGCCTGGACATGACTCGAAATCCTTTCAAAGCTGTGTATTCTCTCTCCGTCCCGATGGTCCGCACTGCTTTCACCTCTGCAGAAGAAGTGGCTGTTGCCATGGAAAGCCGCTGCTATCAGGGGGTAAACCGCAGCTCCCTTAATGAGCCTGTGATGCAGAAAAAGGATCTTGCAGCTTTACTCATTTTTGGTATTGTGATGTTCTTACTGGTTTAA
- a CDS encoding ArsR family transcriptional regulator produces the protein MPVYLPAHINTCTYVHIFMTENVEHVCADERSISLLSQSVPSEEELCRMCNIFSALQSETRLNILFLLSRGGLCVKELEQVLSISQPAISHSLRTLRQLDLVRVKKEGRFAVYHIADEHVQTFVEMCRKHVSECE, from the coding sequence ATGCCTGTTTATCTTCCGGCACACATAAATACATGCACATATGTTCATATATTCATGACTGAAAATGTCGAGCATGTATGTGCTGATGAAAGATCGATATCCCTGTTATCGCAAAGCGTTCCTTCCGAAGAGGAACTTTGCAGGATGTGCAATATCTTTAGTGCCCTCCAGTCCGAGACCCGCCTGAATATACTGTTCCTGCTTTCCCGGGGCGGCCTCTGTGTCAAGGAACTTGAACAGGTACTTAGCATTTCCCAGCCGGCCATCTCCCACAGCCTGCGGACACTTCGCCAGCTTGATCTGGTGCGTGTGAAAAAAGAAGGCAGATTTGCAGTCTACCATATTGCTGACGAACATGTGCAGACCTTTGTTGAAATGTGCAGGAAGCACGTCTCTGAGTGTGAATGA
- a CDS encoding permease, with translation MIMMGTILLAFEGIAMESWHLFVEMAPYLFLGFVIAGLLHVYIPERQIMKYLGNSAGKIRSALHATLLGIPIPLCSCGVVPTALSLQKKGATKGATLSFLISTPETGVDSITITYALLDPIMTVFRPLATLVTALSAGIAENFLNHEKPLIPEQKAADKKNILMMQPLVPLAACSDASCSCQPSPVKDNVLSGTARFKDGLRYAFVELLGDISKWLVVGIILAGIISYAVPYELVSSYLGGGIASMMFMLIVGIPLYICATASTPLAAALIAKGMSPGTAFVFLLAGPATNAATITMVTKFLGKKSAAIYLGTIAICSLGFGLLLDLIYFRMGIEASAVVGSASEVLPEPVKIAFALSLIPFIVYGISRKQCRQ, from the coding sequence ATGATCATGATGGGAACTATCCTCCTCGCATTTGAAGGCATTGCGATGGAATCCTGGCACCTCTTTGTTGAAATGGCTCCCTATCTCTTTCTTGGATTTGTGATAGCAGGTCTTCTGCACGTGTACATTCCTGAAAGACAGATCATGAAGTATCTTGGCAATTCCGCGGGAAAGATCAGGTCGGCGTTGCATGCAACATTGCTGGGTATCCCTATACCTCTCTGTTCGTGCGGTGTAGTGCCCACTGCGCTATCCCTGCAGAAGAAGGGTGCTACAAAGGGTGCCACTTTGTCCTTCCTTATATCCACTCCTGAAACCGGTGTGGATTCAATTACTATAACCTATGCCCTGCTTGACCCTATAATGACAGTGTTCCGCCCGCTGGCAACTCTTGTAACAGCTCTCTCGGCAGGGATAGCAGAGAACTTCCTCAATCATGAAAAACCTCTTATCCCTGAACAAAAAGCTGCTGATAAAAAGAACATCCTGATGATGCAGCCTTTAGTACCTTTGGCTGCATGCAGTGATGCATCCTGCTCCTGCCAGCCTTCTCCTGTGAAAGATAATGTCCTGTCCGGAACTGCCCGCTTTAAAGACGGCCTGAGATATGCCTTTGTCGAGCTTCTGGGCGACATCTCAAAATGGCTGGTAGTTGGCATAATTCTTGCAGGCATCATTTCATATGCAGTGCCTTATGAGCTTGTGAGCTCTTACCTGGGCGGTGGCATTGCCTCTATGATGTTCATGCTAATAGTTGGTATCCCTCTATACATCTGCGCCACGGCATCCACACCGCTGGCTGCAGCTCTCATAGCAAAAGGAATGAGCCCTGGAACAGCATTCGTTTTCCTGCTTGCCGGACCTGCAACCAACGCGGCGACTATTACCATGGTAACGAAATTTCTCGGCAAAAAAAGTGCTGCAATCTACCTTGGAACAATAGCAATTTGCTCATTGGGCTTTGGGCTACTGCTTGACCTGATATATTTCAGAATGGGCATCGAGGCAAGTGCTGTGGTCGGCAGTGCAAGCGAGGTATTACCGGAACCGGTGAAGATTGCATTCGCACTGTCACTCATTCCGTTTATCGTGTACGGTATATCCAGAAAGCAGTGCAGGCAGTAA
- the modA gene encoding molybdenum-binding protein, whose amino-acid sequence MKDMETKTKVWLTSEGKPLIGAGKVALLKAIDEERSLRKACGKLDISYKHAWNVLNTMSERLGKDVVTTVRGGKDQGTFLTEEGRHLIREYEHNREFLEDTMKDEGSWENIGLKISARNRIPGKVTKVEREGLVSKITLEIEPSVLTSIITSEAVERLDIQPGDKVFAIVKSTEVLIGKK is encoded by the coding sequence ATGAAGGACATGGAAACAAAAACAAAGGTCTGGCTGACATCGGAAGGGAAACCGCTTATAGGTGCCGGGAAAGTAGCTTTGCTCAAAGCAATTGATGAGGAACGATCTCTCAGAAAAGCCTGCGGGAAACTGGATATCTCCTATAAGCATGCATGGAATGTGCTCAATACAATGAGCGAAAGACTGGGGAAGGACGTTGTGACAACCGTACGAGGAGGTAAGGACCAGGGCACTTTCCTGACAGAGGAGGGACGCCATCTTATACGGGAGTACGAGCACAACAGGGAGTTCCTTGAAGATACTATGAAAGACGAAGGCTCCTGGGAGAATATCGGGCTGAAGATATCCGCACGTAACAGGATACCGGGTAAAGTGACTAAAGTGGAGCGTGAAGGACTAGTCTCAAAGATAACACTTGAGATCGAGCCCTCTGTCCTGACATCCATCATTACCAGCGAGGCTGTCGAAAGGCTTGATATCCAGCCAGGGGACAAGGTCTTTGCAATAGTTAAATCTACCGAAGTCCTTATCGGAAAAAAGTAA
- a CDS encoding transcriptional regulator → MKTRIKELRARYDMTQEDLATLVGVRRETIGFLEKGKYNPSLKLACKVAKCLQTSIDELFIFDEEDLK, encoded by the coding sequence ATGAAGACCAGGATAAAAGAACTGAGGGCGAGATACGATATGACCCAGGAAGATCTGGCCACTCTTGTGGGAGTAAGAAGGGAAACCATTGGATTCCTTGAGAAAGGCAAATATAATCCCTCACTCAAACTTGCCTGCAAGGTTGCAAAATGCCTGCAAACGAGCATTGACGAACTATTTATATTCGATGAAGAAGACCTCAAATGA
- a CDS encoding flavoprotein WrbA: protein MKVNVIFYSLYGHIYRMAEAVAEGAREVEGTDVDIYQVEETYTPEVLEKFGATEYKKKFGHIPVATLDNLAEADGIIFGTPTRFGMMIAQMRAFLDMTGSLWSTGALIGKAGSVFTSSATQHGGQESTILNFHTTLLHHGMIIVGVPYSEKRQSTLSEITGGSPYGASTIAGSGPDTRLPSENELAIARFQGRHVAKITKRLVGE from the coding sequence ATGAAAGTGAATGTGATATTTTACAGCCTCTACGGTCATATCTACAGGATGGCCGAAGCTGTTGCAGAGGGAGCAAGGGAAGTCGAAGGAACTGATGTAGACATCTATCAGGTGGAGGAAACATACACACCTGAAGTGCTGGAAAAATTCGGGGCCACCGAGTACAAAAAAAAGTTCGGGCACATCCCCGTGGCGACACTGGATAATCTTGCAGAAGCCGACGGGATTATCTTCGGCACGCCAACAAGGTTCGGAATGATGATAGCGCAGATGCGTGCCTTCCTTGATATGACCGGGAGCCTCTGGTCAACAGGTGCACTCATAGGTAAGGCAGGCAGTGTATTCACATCCAGTGCCACCCAGCATGGAGGCCAGGAGTCCACTATCCTCAATTTCCACACGACCCTGCTGCATCACGGCATGATAATAGTGGGTGTACCCTATTCTGAAAAAAGGCAGTCCACACTTTCTGAGATCACAGGTGGCAGTCCTTACGGGGCCTCAACCATTGCAGGCAGCGGCCCGGACACACGGCTTCCGAGCGAGAATGAGCTGGCGATTGCAAGGTTCCAGGGCAGGCACGTGGCGAAGATCACGAAGAGGCTCGTGGGGGAATGA